One genomic segment of Mangifera indica cultivar Alphonso chromosome 6, CATAS_Mindica_2.1, whole genome shotgun sequence includes these proteins:
- the LOC123219057 gene encoding vacuolar protein sorting-associated protein 54, chloroplastic-like isoform X4 translates to MDSQPSLSGRSSSQIESATYSRTSSSTSQFNKSISDATIQSLSSILNNPNVGSDPSWIGWWSSSTFISPPEFAPLASNTKISSDLTRSDFQPYLSTISESYHRFEDIRNHASKESIDLDSSGGQGEALVACLREVPALYFKEDFALSEGATFRAACPFSNVSENIVLQEKLSQYLDVVELHLVKEISLRSNSFFEAQGQLQDLNVKIVEGCNRIRGLKETIRLLDTDLVESARQIQKLNGTRSNLLALQQKLRLILDVNQSLSTLKLLVASADCAGALDVTDDLQNLLDGDELTGLHCFRHLRDRVANSVDSINSILSAEFMHAAIDNSGDIDVAILSKAKARASISSNGKVSLDEEEMSNFRDRLLPLVIGLLRTAKLPSVLRIYRDTLTADMKTAIKTAVADLLPILVAQPLDSNFSSGDHTVDADGGGLSLASKLRSLTSESFVQLLGTIFLIVQAHLMRAAEVKKAIEWIMCNIDDHYAADSIAAAIAVGAAASETAQDTPVQGGSLSFSPLRNAAKILSIQGKVNDTASPTNMSKNFRADVLRENTEAVFAACDAAHGRWAKLLGVRVLLHPRLKLQEFLSIYNLTQEFITATEKIGGRLGYSIRGTLQSQAKAFVDFQHESRMTKIKAVLEQETWAEVDVPDEFQAIVTSLFCSEELVSDSMDDVQGNITANYSELGTSKDSGAQNDQQIEQTDSSEISQQNDAHLKSKSSAEVIERDKADSGLPTVQSNNSKTKERGKSASQTLIYGGVGYHMVNCGLILLKMLSEYIDMNNYLPALSSEVVHRVVEILKFFNTRTCQLVLGAGAMQVSGLKSITSKHLALASQVISFTYAVIPAIRRILFLKVPDTRKALLLSEIDRVAQDYKVHRDEIHTKLVQIMRERLLVHLRGLPQIVESWNRPEDSDSQPSQFARSLTKEVGYLQRVLSRTLHEADVQAIFRQVVVIFHSQISEAFLRLEINSPQAKERLLRDIQHILGCIRSLPSDMSNDSGVPNWGQLDEFLAQRFGAEAS, encoded by the exons ATGGATTCACAGCCTTCCCTCTCGGGAAGGTCCTCGTCTCAGATTGAATCCGCCACGTATTCTAGAACGTCGTCGTCCACTTCGCAATTCAACAAATCTATCTCCGATGCCACAATTCAGAGCCTCTCCTCCATTCTTAACAACCCCAACGTCGGGTCGGATCCTTCCTGGATCGGTTGGTGGTCCTCTTCTACGTTCATTTCTCCTCCCGAATTCGCGCCTTTAGCTTCTAACACAAAAATCTCCTCGGACCTGACGCGATCGGATTTTCAACCCTATTTATCGACAATCTCTGAGTCGTATCACCGATTCGAAGACATTCGTAATCACGCAAGCAAAGAGAGCATCGATTTAGATAGTAGCGGCGGCCAAGGTGAGGCGTTGGTGGCGTGTTTACGAGAAGTTCCGGCGCTGTATTTTAAGGAGGATTTCGCGTTGTCTGAGGGCGCGACATTTCGGGCGGCGTGTCCGTTTTCGAATGTATCGGAGAACATTGTGCTGCAAGAGAAGCTTTCACAGTATTTGGATGTTGTGGAGTTGCATTTGGTGAAGGAGATTTCATTGCGTTCTAATTCTTTCTTTGAGGCGCAGGGGCAGTTGCAGGATTTGAATGTGAAGATTGTAGAGGGTTGTAATAGAATTCGAGGGTTGAAGGAGACCATTCGGCTTTTGGATACAGATTTGGTGGAGTCTGCGAGGCAGATTCAGAAGTTGAATGGTACAAGGAGTAATTTGTTGGCTTTGCAGCAGAAATTGAGACTTATCTTGGATGTTAACCAGTCTTTATCTACACTTAAACTG CTTGTTGCATCTGCAGATTGTGCTGGAGCTCTAGATGTCACAGATGACCTGCAAAATTTGCTG GATGGGGATGAGCTTACTGGTTTGCATTGCTTTCGACATCTTCGGGATCGTGTGGCAAATTCAGTAGATTCAATTAACAG cATTCTTTCAGCAGAGTTTATGCATGCTGCAATAGACAATTCTGGGGATATCGATGTGGCTATTTTATCCAAAGCTAAAGCTAGAGCGTCCATCTCCTCAAATGGGAAG GTTTCATTGGATGAAGAAGAAATGTCTAATTTTCGAGATAGGCTTCTTCCTCTTGTCATTGGGTTGCTCAGAACT GCTAAGTTGCCCTCTGTATTGAGGATATATCGTGACACGCTAACTGCGGATATGAAAACTGCTATTAAGACTGCTGTGGCAGATCTGCTTCCCATTCTTGTTGCTCAACCTCTGGATTCAAATTTCTCTTCTGGAGATCATACAGTGGATGCAGATG GTGGAGGCTTATCACTTGCTAGTAAGTTGAGGAGTCTGACATCAGAAAGCTTTGTTCAACTTTTGGGCACTATTTTCCTGATTGTTCAG GCACATTTGATGCGGGCTGCTGAAGTGAAAAAGGCAATTGAGTGGATTATGTGCAACATTGATGATCATTATGCTGCTGATTCAATTGCTGCTGCAATTGCGGTTGGTGCTGCAGCTTCAGAAACAGCCCAAGATACCCCTGTTCAAGGTggctcactctcattttcaccTCTAAGAAATGCTGCCAAGATTCTTTCAATTCAGGGGAAAGTGAATGATACAGCCAGCCCCAcaaatatgtcaaaaaatttCAG AGCTGATGTATTGAGAGAAAACACAGAAGCTGTCTTTGCTGCATGTGATGCTGCTCATGGAAGATGGGCAAAACTCCTTGGAGTCCGTGTACTTCTGCATCCTAGGTTGAAATTGCAGGAATTCTTGAGCATATATAACCTTACCCAAGAGTTCATAACTGCTACAGAGaag ATTGGTGGAAGGTTGGGATATAGCATTCGAGGAACACTGCAATCACAAGCCAAAGCCTTTGTTGACTTCCAGCATGAATCTCGA ATGACAAAAATCAAGGCGGTACTTGAGCAAGAAACATGGGCGGAAGTCGATGTTCCTGATGAATTTCAGGCCATTGTAACTTCATTATTTTGCTCTGAAGAACTGGTCTCTGATAGTATGGATGATGTCCAAGGTAATATAACAGCAAACTACAGTGAACTAGGCACAAGCAAAGACAGTGGAGCACAAAATGATCAGCAAATTGAACAGACAGATTCAAGTGAAATATCTCAACAAAATGATGCCCATTTGAAATCTAAATCTTCAGCTGAGGTAATTGAAAGAGATAAAGCAGATTCCGGGTTGCCCACGGTTCAGAGTAACAATAGTAAGACGAAGGAGCGTGGAAAATCTGCATCTCAAACCCTTATCTATGGAGGTGTTGGTTATCACATGGTAAACTG TGGCTTAATATTGCTGAAGATGTTGTCAGAGTACATTGATATGAATAACTATTTGCCTGCGCTCTCTTCAGAAGTTGTTCATCGTGTTGtggagattttaaaatttttcaataccAGGACTTGTCAGCTTGTTCTTGGCGCTGGTGCTATGCAG GTGTCTGGTTTGAAGTCTATTACCTCTAAACATCTGGCCCTAGCAAGTCAAGTTATCAGTTTTACATATGCAGTTATTCCTG CTATCAGGCGAATTCTCTTCCTAAAAGTACCTGATACACGGAAGGCATTGCTTTTATCAGAGATTGACAGAGTGGCTCAG GATTACAAGGTTCACCGGGATGAAATACATACAAAGCTGGTTCAAATTATGAGAGAAAGGCTATTAGTTCACCTGCGTGGGTTGCCTCAGATTGTTGAGAGCTGGAATAGACCTGAGGATTCTGATTCACAACCAAGTCAATTTGCTAGATCACTGACAAAG GAAGTGGGCTACCTCCAACGTGTCTTATCTCGAACTTTACATGAGGCAGATGTCCAAGCAATTTTCAG GCAAGTAGTTGTAATCTTTCATTCACAAATTTCAGAAGCATTTTTGCGCTTAGAGATCAACAGTCCACAAGCAAAGGAAAG GCTGCTTCGGGATATCCAACATATTCTAGGATGCATTCGATCATTGCCTTCTGATATGTCAAATGATTCTGGTGTCCCCAATTGGGGACAACTTGATGAATTCTTGGCACAAAGATTTGGAGCCGAAGCTAGCTGA